In Plodia interpunctella isolate USDA-ARS_2022_Savannah chromosome 1, ilPloInte3.2, whole genome shotgun sequence, one DNA window encodes the following:
- the LOC128669541 gene encoding larval/pupal rigid cuticle protein 66-like: MVAKFVAFLALVAAAAASTADVTSFSYDVADPYTGDFKNQAETRIGNNVAGQYSLLESDGTRRTVDYAAGAGGFNAVVRKDPALIAAAPVIAAKAIAPIAPIAAYNAPLSYAASPLAYSSPLAYSSPLAYSAPLAYSGYGYGSPYAYGKFY, encoded by the exons ATGGTTGCGAAG TTCGTTGCTTTCCTCGCCCTCGTGGCCGCGGCCGCCGCCAGCACCGCTGACGTCACCAGCTTCTCATACGACGTCGCCGACCCCTACACCGGCGACTTCAAGAACCAGGCCGAGACCCGCATCGGGAACAACGTCGCCGGACAATACTCCCTCCTGGAGTCCGACGGCACCCGCAGGACTGTCGACTACGCTGCCGGCGCCGGCGGCTTCAACGCTGTCGTGAGGAAAGACCCTGCACTGATCGCTGCTGCCCCGGTCATCGCTGCTAAAGCCATCGCCCCTATTGCCCCTATCGCCGCGTACAACGCTCCTCTGTCATATGCCGCCTCCCCCCTAGCTTACTCTTCTCCTCTCGCATACTCTTCGCCCCTAGCCTACTCGGCTCCTCTCGCCTACTCCGGCTATGGATACGGCTCCCCCTACGCCTACGGAAAATTCTACTAA